A window of Parambassis ranga chromosome 10, fParRan2.1, whole genome shotgun sequence contains these coding sequences:
- the slitrk4 gene encoding SLIT and NTRK-like protein 4, giving the protein MLLVLLLAAFSASISGSLSSSSSSSPSMSEGPPMADPSASDLIAETCVACSCTSLENVLYVNCEKITVYRPTQLIPPASSLYHLNFQNNFLIILYPNSFLNFTHAVSLQLGNNKLQNIEGGAFMGMSALKQLHLNNNELKVLRADTFQGIENLEYLQADYNLIKYIEKGAFNKLHKLKVLILNDNLIQALPDNIFRFASLTHLDIRGNRIQKLPYLGVLEHIGRIVELQLDDNPWNCTCDLAPLKAWLENMPYNIFIGEAICETPSDLYGRLLKETNKQELCPMGTGSEFDVRMPPVLPDGGQFPSRMSPTTVAPIATKSPKTTDSSKIYGNGIVAGLPPFGRNSQIVSFQTRTPPLLCPQPCSCKAHPSDFGISVSCQERNIKNLADLIPKPPNAKKLHLSGNFIRDISPTDFQGFEGLDLLHLGSNQIVTVQKGVFANLTNLRRLYLNGNQLEQLHPEMFLGLTNLQYLYLEYNAIKEILAGTFDSMPNLQLLYLNNNVLRSLPAYVFAGVSLARLNLKNNHFMTLPVSGVLDQLRSLTQIDLEGNPWECSCDLVALKLWLEKLSDGVAAKEVKCASPVQFVNNELRLLKNEILCPRLARPPFIQTSATPVLTSVSPAGVGKAPPGGPVPLSIMILSILVVLILTVFVAFCLLVFVLRRNKKPVGRQEGLGNQECGSMSLQLRRHSHKSGKKGSIPGDDLGGETFIPQTIEHIGKSHTCGIGRSSDMDAGFKFADSQRQKIIFRNSGDKDKDALSTLERNKRLSTIDELEEFLPHREPSMFIHNFLDSKRDFNSIGMGGYEIRYPEKTLDKKMKKSSLIGGNHSKIVVEQRKSDYYELKAKLQGTPDYLQVLEEQTALSKM; this is encoded by the coding sequence ATGCTGCTCGTACTCCTGCTGGCAGCCTTTTCTGCTTCGATCTCTggctccctctcctcctcctcctcctcatcccctTCCATGTCAGAAGGACCCCCGATGGCGGATCCGTCCGCCTCAGATTTGATAGCTGAGACCTGCGTGGCCTGCTCCTGCACTTCGCTCGAGAACGTGCTGTATGTTAACTGCGAGAAGATCACAGTCTACCGGCCCACGCAGCTCATCCCTCCGGCTTCGTCCCTGTACCACCTGAACTTTCAGAACAACTTCTTGATCATCCTCTACCCGAACTCCTTTCTCAACTTTACCCACGCAGTGTCGTTGCAGCTGGGGAACAATAAACTGCAAAACATTGAGGGTGGAGCATTCATGGGGATGAGCGCGTTAAAGCAACTGCACCTAAACAATAATGAGTTAAAGGTGCTGCGAGCGGACACTTTTCAAGGCATAGAAAACTTGGAATACCTCCAGGCTGACTACAACTTGATAAAGTACATTGAAAAGGGAGCGTTTAACAAACTTCACAAGCTAAAAGTGCTGATCCTGAATGATAACCTCATCCAGGCGCTCCCTGATAACATATTTCGCTTTGCCTCACTAACACACTTGGATATAAGGGGGAATAGAATCCAGAAGCTCCCTTATTTGGGTGTTCTGGAGCACATTGGGCGCATTGtagagctgcagctggatgacAATCCCTGGAACTGTACCTGTGACTTAGCACCTCTAAAGGCATGGCTTGAAAACATGCCCTATAATATTTTTATCGGCGAGGCCATATGTGAAACACCCAGTGACTTATATGGGAGGCTCCTGAAAGAAACCAACAAACAGGAGCTTTGTCCCATGGGAACAGGGAGCGAGTTCGACGTCAGGATGCCACCCGTGCTGCCCGATGGTGGACAGTTTCCTTCTAGAATGTCCCCAACCACAGTGGCTCCAATAGCCACAAAATCGCCAAAAACCACAGACTCATCTAAGATTTACGGTAATGGCATTGTAGCTGGTTTACCACCCTTTGGAAGAAACAGTCAGATTGTTTCCTTTCAGACAAGGACCCCACCTTTGTTGTGTCCCCAACCATGCAGCTGTAAAGCCCATCCCTCTGACTTTGGCATTAGTGTCAGCTGTCAGGAGAGGAATATTAAAAATCTGGCCGATCTCATTCCCAAACCCCCAAATGCCAAGAAACTCCACCTAAGTGGAAATTTCATCCGTGATATCAGCCCAACTGATTTTCAAGGGTTTGAAGGCTTAGACTTACTCCACCTCGGCAGCAATCAAATAGTCACAGTGCAGAAAGGTGTGTTTGCTAACCTCACTAACTTGAGAAGACTGTATTTAAATGGTAATCAGTTAGAACAGTTACACCCAGAGATGTTTTTGGGCCTCACAAACCTGCAGTACCTGTATTTGGAATACAATGCCATAAAGGAAATCTTAGCGGGCACCTTTGACTCCATGCCgaacctgcagctcctctatCTTAACAACAATGTTCTGCGGAGTCTCCCCGCTTACGTGTTTGCGGGTGTCTCTTTGGCCAGACTGAATCTGAAAAACAACCACTTCATGACCCTGCCGGTGAGTGGTGTCTTGGACCAGCTACGGTCGTTGACCCAGATAGACCTTGAAGGGAACCCGTGGGAGTGTTCCTGCGATCTGGTCGCCCTCAAACTCTGGCTGGAGAAGCTGAGTGATGGAGTGGCTGCCAAAGAGGTGAAATGTGCATCCCCTGTGCAGTTCGTCAACAATGAGCTGCGCCTCTTAAAAAATGAGATCCTGTGTCCCAGGCTCGCAAGGCCACCATTTATTCAGACCAGTGCCACCCCAGTTTTGACCTCGGTGTCACCCGCCGGGGTCGGCAAAGCACCGCCTGGAGGACCTGTGCCGCTCTCAATTATGATCCTCAGCATCCTTGTGGTGCTAATCCTTACTGTGTTTGTGGCCTTCTGCCTTTTAGTCTTTGTCCTGAGGCGGAATAAAAAACCAGTGGGGAGGCAAGAGGGGCTGGGGAACCAGGAGTGCGGCTCCATGTCACTGCAGCTTCGCCGCCACAGCCACAAATCCGGCAAGAAAGGCTCCATCCCCGGAGACGACCTGGGAGGCGAAACTTTCATCCCCCAGACCATCGAGCACATCGGCAAAAGCCACACTTGCGGGATCGGACGCTCCTCAGACATGGACGCTGGCTTCAAGTTTGCGGATTCTCAGCGGCAGAAGATTATCTTTCGAAACAGCGGCGACAAGGACAAAGATGCGCTTTCCACCCTGGAGCGCAACAAACGCCTCAGCACCATCGATGAACTGGAGGAGTTCCTCCCCCACCGGGAGCCCAGCATGTTCATCCATAACTTTCTGGACAGCAAAAGAGATTTCAACAGTATAGGGATGGGCGGGTACGAAATCCGCTACCCGGAGAAAACACTGGATAAAAAGATGAAGAAGTCGTCGCTGATAGGCGGGAACCACAGTAAGATCGTGGTGGAGCAGAGGAAAAGTGATTATTACGAGCTCAAAGCCAAGCTCCAAGGAACGCCTGATTATCTGCAGGTGCTTGAGGAGCAGACTGCACTGAGTAAAATGTAG